The following proteins are co-located in the Silene latifolia isolate original U9 population chromosome 1, ASM4854445v1, whole genome shotgun sequence genome:
- the LOC141627508 gene encoding FBD-associated F-box protein At2g26860-like, translated as MNLLLEDLAVEREAVKMRVDRLSSLPDDILILIISLLPLQLAIATGALSRRWRGLWTNTTSIDIPLRYVDKLFNPDTTLKNTMRQITSPFIHTFSFDFVHTSFDLDYWAPCMDFIIRDVCNRNVHQLKVTWCNPSSWYINFALPNVIFQTQSLVSIELGSKSGSFMRKDWQFPNDCDTINLPNLKNLTVHFGPNYESIVKLIKACPSLEQLSLNCWARNIHGSLQRRTFVINSPNLEYLAISAPKYMPFSFEDDPIVLREAKIEITDLPQVRLDNDKLSRLYKAVSNVRIFTLDISAVDALSTTVFRNVTRLTFNMRLSLYLKTLLSVLDMFPVVEFLTLKFCGVDNVKEQLLYGKPSNVRTSREAAIRRMKSINVEINNRRTYWKSAKSLTCVIMGLLRSTCDLEHLNVSVNDCREWRLSNDVMCDQEQELNICEELYRYQRISTCDVQFKGRFLNMSRNDGPKVTTTNGKVIYFLHSRKGFIHKEQ; from the coding sequence ATGAACTTACTTCTTGAAGACTTAGCAGTCGAACGTGAAGCGGTAAAGATGAGAGTCGACAGGCTTAGTTCTCTTCCCGACgatattcttatcttaattatTTCCCTTCTTCCTCTCCAATTAGCGATCGCTACCGGAGCTTTATCCCGTCGATGGCGTGGTCTCTGGACTAACACAACCTCTATTGACATCCCCCTCCGTTACGTTGATAAGTTATTTAATCCCGATACCACATTGAAGAATACCATGAGACAAATTACCTCACCTTTCATCCATACCTTCAGTTTCGATTTTGTCCATACCTCCTTTGATCTCGACTATTGGGCGCCTTGCATGGATTTTATAATTCGCGACGTTTGTAACCGGAACGTCCATCAACTTAAGGTAACATGGTGTAATCCTTCATCTTGGTATATTAATTTTGCATTACCAAATGTTATATTTCAAACGCAGTCGCTAGTATCGATTGAATTGGGCTCCAAAAGTGGCTCGTTTATGCGTAAAGATTGGCAATTCCCCAATGATTGTGATACCATCAATCTTCCAAATTTGAAGAACTTAACCGTTCACTTTGGTCCGAACTATGAATCTATTGTAAAACTAATTAAGGCTTGTCCGTCACTCGAGCAATTGTCATTAAATTGTTGGGCTAGGAATATCCACGGGTCTTTGCAAAGGCGCACATTTGTGATTAATTCCCCAAATTTAGAATACTTGGCTATTTCCGCTCCGAAATACATGCCTTTTTCCTTTGAAGACGATCCAATTGTGCTCCGCGAAGCGAAAATTGAAATTACTGATCTCCCCCAAGTTCGCTTGGATAACGATAAACTGTCTAGATTGTATAAGGCGGTTTCTAATGTAAGAATATTTACCCTTGATATTTCTGCAGTAGATGCCTTATCTACTACGGTGTTTCGCAATGTTACTCGGCTCACATTTAATATGAGACTGAGCCTCTATTTAAAAACCTTGTTGTCCGTGTTGGACATGTTTCCCGTAGTAGAGTTTTTGACCCTCAAATTTTGCGGTGTCGATAATGTTAAGGAGCAGCTGTTATACGGAAAGCCTAGCAATGTAAGAACCTCACGAGAAGCAGCAATCAGAAGGATGAAGTCGATAAACGTGGAAATCAATAACAGGAGAACTTATTGGAAGAGCGCAAAATCTTTGACATGCGTTATAATGGGTTTGTTAAGAAGCACTTGCGATTTGGAGCACTTGAATGTTAGTGTAAATGATTGTCGAGAGTGGCGGTTGAGTAATGATGTGATGTGTGATCAGGAACAAGAGTTAAATATATGCGAGGAACTCTATCGTTATCAAAGGATCTCCACTTGTGATGTTCAATTTAAAGGGAGATTTCTCAACATGTCTCGAAACGATGGTCCCAAAGTTACAACTACGAATGGCAAAGTTATCTATTTCCTTCATTCTCGAAAAGGTTTTATTCATAAAGAACAATGA